Proteins from a genomic interval of Salinarchaeum sp. Harcht-Bsk1:
- a CDS encoding GMP synthase subunit A: MTRIDVVDNHGQFTHLEQRALRDLGIDCEIIDNDTPPEEIEADGLVLSGGPDMDDRGRCGDYLDLDIPVLGICLGMQAMALELGGEVGGGDYGGYADVTVELLDEDDPLTGSLYPETRVWASHADEVTELPEGFTLTGRSDVCDVESMSDADRDLYGVQWHPEVAHTAEGEEVFENFVALCE; the protein is encoded by the coding sequence ATGACGCGGATCGACGTGGTCGACAACCACGGGCAGTTCACGCATCTGGAGCAGCGCGCGCTCCGCGATCTCGGCATCGACTGCGAGATCATCGACAACGACACGCCACCCGAGGAGATCGAGGCCGACGGGCTCGTGCTCTCCGGTGGACCGGACATGGACGATCGCGGTCGTTGCGGCGACTACCTCGATCTCGATATTCCAGTCCTCGGCATCTGTCTCGGTATGCAGGCGATGGCGCTGGAACTCGGCGGCGAGGTCGGCGGCGGGGACTACGGCGGCTACGCCGACGTCACCGTCGAACTCCTCGACGAAGACGACCCGCTGACCGGCTCGCTCTATCCAGAGACGCGTGTCTGGGCGAGCCACGCCGACGAGGTCACGGAGCTTCCGGAGGGATTCACCCTCACCGGCCGGAGCGACGTCTGCGACGTCGAGTCGATGAGCGACGCTGACCGCGATCTCTACGGCGTCCAGTGGCACCCCGAGGTCGCTCACACCGCCGAAGGCGAGGAGGTCTTCGAGAACTTCGTCGCGCTCTGCGAGTAA
- the icd gene encoding isocitrate dehydrogenase (NADP(+)), giving the protein MSYDKIEVPAEGEQIQAGDDGLEVPDNPIIPIIHGDGIGQDVGPAAQKVLEAAANATGRDVSWMRVYAGQSARDKYGDDVNLPDETVDAIREHRVAIKGPLTTPVGAGFRSLNVALRQTLDLFANVRPTYYLDGVPSPMKAPEEMDMVTFRENTEDVYAGIEWEQGTDDVEAVRDFVEDEMGMDDIMHEGPIGLGLKPISEKGSKRLVREAIDYALENDRDKVTLVHKGNIMKFTEGQFGTWGMEVADEEYPDDEVFAAPDSLWEEQDEVDIPEDAVMVEERLADAMLQWMQLRTDEFDVLAMPNLNGDYLSDAAGAQIGGLGIAPGGNFGEQRMLAEPVHGSAPKRAGQNMANPTALILSGRLMFEYIGWQDAADLIRDAVEQTISSGTVTYDLERQLEGAEKLGTDEYADEIVSAIEALA; this is encoded by the coding sequence ATGAGCTACGACAAGATCGAGGTCCCGGCCGAGGGCGAGCAGATTCAGGCCGGCGACGACGGACTGGAGGTTCCGGACAACCCCATCATCCCGATCATCCACGGCGACGGTATCGGGCAGGACGTGGGGCCGGCAGCACAGAAGGTCCTCGAGGCCGCTGCGAACGCGACAGGCAGGGACGTTAGCTGGATGCGCGTCTACGCTGGACAGAGCGCCCGAGACAAGTACGGCGACGACGTCAACCTCCCCGACGAGACCGTCGACGCCATCCGCGAGCACCGCGTCGCCATCAAGGGCCCGCTGACGACGCCCGTCGGTGCCGGTTTCCGATCGCTCAACGTCGCGCTGCGCCAGACGCTCGACCTCTTCGCGAACGTCCGGCCGACCTACTACCTCGACGGCGTTCCGTCACCGATGAAGGCGCCCGAGGAGATGGACATGGTGACGTTCCGGGAAAACACCGAGGACGTCTACGCCGGCATCGAGTGGGAGCAGGGCACCGACGACGTGGAGGCCGTCCGCGACTTCGTCGAAGACGAGATGGGCATGGACGACATCATGCACGAGGGCCCGATCGGCCTCGGTCTCAAGCCGATCTCCGAGAAGGGCTCCAAGCGCCTCGTTCGCGAGGCGATCGACTACGCCCTCGAGAACGACCGCGACAAGGTCACCCTCGTCCACAAGGGGAACATCATGAAGTTCACCGAGGGGCAGTTCGGCACCTGGGGGATGGAGGTCGCCGACGAGGAGTACCCCGACGACGAGGTCTTCGCCGCACCCGACTCCCTCTGGGAGGAGCAGGACGAGGTCGACATCCCCGAGGACGCCGTCATGGTCGAGGAGCGCCTCGCCGACGCGATGCTCCAGTGGATGCAGCTTCGCACCGACGAGTTCGACGTCCTCGCGATGCCGAACCTCAACGGTGACTACCTCTCCGACGCCGCGGGCGCCCAGATCGGCGGTCTCGGCATCGCGCCCGGCGGGAACTTCGGCGAGCAGCGGATGCTCGCAGAGCCGGTCCACGGCTCCGCGCCCAAGCGCGCCGGCCAGAACATGGCCAACCCGACCGCGCTCATCCTCTCCGGTCGCCTGATGTTCGAGTACATCGGCTGGCAGGACGCAGCGGACCTCATCCGCGACGCCGTCGAGCAGACGATTTCCAGCGGCACGGTCACCTACGACCTCGAACGCCAGCTCGAGGGGGCAGAGAAGCTCGGTACGGACGAGTACGCCGACGAGATCGTGTCCGCGATCGAAGCGCTGGCCTGA
- a CDS encoding KEOPS complex subunit Pcc1 encodes MAIRATLEFSYADSALAQSIERAISLDAGAIEGDRSATAVTRDDDTVIVEIDAADPKALRAAKRTWCSHVAAAEETAIAAR; translated from the coding sequence GTGGCGATCCGCGCCACGCTCGAGTTTTCCTACGCGGATTCCGCCCTCGCCCAGTCGATCGAGCGCGCCATCTCGCTAGATGCCGGAGCGATCGAGGGCGATCGGTCGGCGACGGCGGTGACGCGGGACGACGATACCGTGATCGTCGAAATCGACGCCGCCGATCCGAAGGCGCTCCGTGCCGCGAAGCGAACGTGGTGCTCCCACGTGGCGGCCGCCGAGGAGACGGCGATCGCGGCGCGCTGA
- a CDS encoding DUF3194 domain-containing protein — protein sequence MGASDPGDDDPNADGDGPSDDEVVQTAAEAAEQVVFSRFGRSDVSDVDISVNFEDGILEVDVYIEADGDADPEQVADDAALAAQGAVDDLFDEP from the coding sequence ATGGGAGCCTCGGACCCCGGGGACGACGACCCGAATGCGGACGGCGACGGGCCCTCCGACGACGAGGTCGTCCAGACGGCGGCCGAGGCCGCAGAGCAGGTCGTTTTCTCGCGGTTCGGTCGAAGCGACGTGAGCGACGTCGACATCTCGGTGAACTTCGAGGACGGCATCCTCGAGGTCGACGTCTACATCGAGGCCGACGGCGACGCCGATCCCGAGCAGGTCGCGGACGACGCAGCGCTGGCGGCCCAGGGCGCGGTCGACGACCTCTTCGACGAGCCCTGA
- a CDS encoding prefoldin subunit beta encodes MQGSLPPEAQEKVEELQDLQETAQEVAVQKNEAETELTESQSALEELEDVDEDTVMYREVGELLLETDYETAKDDLEENVESLEIRVETLQKQEDRVQEQFEELQQELQEMLQGGGGPMGGMGGGPGAGGD; translated from the coding sequence ATGCAGGGTAGTCTGCCGCCGGAAGCACAGGAGAAAGTCGAGGAACTGCAGGATCTCCAGGAGACGGCCCAGGAGGTCGCCGTCCAGAAGAACGAGGCCGAGACGGAACTGACCGAGTCCCAGTCCGCCCTCGAGGAGCTCGAGGACGTCGACGAGGACACCGTCATGTACCGGGAGGTCGGCGAACTCCTCCTCGAGACGGACTACGAGACCGCGAAGGACGACCTCGAGGAGAACGTCGAGAGTCTCGAGATCCGCGTCGAGACGCTCCAGAAGCAGGAGGATCGCGTCCAGGAGCAGTTCGAGGAACTCCAGCAGGAACTCCAGGAGATGCTCCAGGGCGGCGGTGGCCCGATGGGCGGCATGGGCGGCGGGCCCGGCGCTGGCGGCGACTGA
- a CDS encoding HVO_2753 family zinc finger protein — protein sequence MSESRQKRAQKCVSCGINVAGTNAASFDCPDCGTRIHRCAKCRKQSNLYQCPSCGFTGP from the coding sequence ATGAGTGAGTCCCGACAGAAGCGAGCGCAGAAGTGCGTCTCGTGTGGGATCAACGTCGCCGGCACGAACGCCGCGTCGTTCGATTGCCCCGACTGTGGCACCCGGATTCACCGGTGTGCGAAGTGCCGCAAGCAGAGCAACCTCTACCAGTGCCCGTCCTGCGGGTTCACGGGGCCATAA
- the map gene encoding type II methionyl aminopeptidase, translated as MTDVDFDAEQYEKHREAGEILAQAREETVEQIEVGATHTEIAEFAEERIRELGGEPAFPLNISIDHEAAHATATVDDDRTIGEELVNIDIGVHVDGWLADSAVTVDLTGEWDDLVAASAEALDAAIDEIEAGVQTGEVGAAIEAAIDEHGYNPVVNLTGHGLGHWEQHASPNIPNRAVSQGTTLEAGDVVAIEPFATDGRGKVSEGSHEEIFALEREGSVRNREARQALAQITEEWKTLPFATRWLDVNRPEMALRRLKQHDIVHGYPVLQEEEGTMVSQKEHTVIVTEDGCEVTTRAE; from the coding sequence ATGACAGACGTGGACTTCGACGCCGAGCAGTACGAGAAGCACCGCGAGGCCGGCGAGATCCTCGCGCAGGCCCGCGAGGAGACCGTCGAGCAGATCGAGGTCGGCGCGACCCACACCGAGATCGCGGAGTTCGCCGAGGAACGGATCCGCGAACTCGGTGGCGAGCCCGCCTTCCCGCTCAACATCTCGATCGACCACGAGGCCGCCCACGCGACGGCGACCGTCGACGACGACCGCACGATCGGCGAGGAACTCGTCAACATCGACATCGGGGTCCACGTCGACGGCTGGCTCGCCGACTCCGCCGTCACCGTCGACCTCACCGGCGAGTGGGACGACCTCGTGGCAGCCAGTGCAGAAGCGCTCGACGCAGCGATCGACGAAATCGAGGCCGGCGTCCAGACTGGCGAGGTCGGCGCCGCAATCGAGGCCGCGATCGACGAGCACGGCTACAACCCCGTCGTGAACCTCACCGGCCACGGCCTCGGGCACTGGGAGCAACACGCCTCGCCGAACATCCCGAACCGGGCGGTCTCGCAGGGCACCACCCTCGAAGCGGGCGACGTCGTCGCCATCGAACCCTTCGCCACCGACGGCCGGGGCAAGGTTAGCGAAGGCAGCCACGAGGAGATCTTCGCACTCGAACGCGAGGGCTCCGTACGGAACCGCGAGGCGCGGCAGGCCCTCGCCCAGATCACCGAGGAGTGGAAGACCCTGCCGTTCGCGACGCGGTGGCTCGACGTCAACCGGCCGGAGATGGCGCTCCGTCGACTCAAGCAGCACGACATCGTCCACGGCTACCCAGTCTTGCAGGAGGAGGAAGGGACGATGGTCAGCCAGAAGGAACACACCGTCATCGTGACCGAGGACGGCTGTGAAGTGACGACCAGGGCGGAGTAG
- a CDS encoding DNA-directed RNA polymerase subunit P, with protein MSAYKCSRCKRDVSLDEYGGVRCPYCGHRVLLKERSPDVKEIDVQ; from the coding sequence ATGAGCGCGTACAAGTGCTCGCGCTGCAAGCGTGACGTCTCGCTGGACGAGTACGGCGGGGTCCGCTGTCCGTACTGCGGGCACCGCGTCCTGCTGAAGGAGCGCAGCCCCGACGTCAAGGAGATCGACGTCCAGTAG
- a CDS encoding helix-turn-helix domain-containing protein, with amino-acid sequence MSASESTLPESDESTASWDDVRDLPPSAKLVAKVLEYNETLTQSQLADETLLPPRTVRYALNRLEEEGAVDSRFSFSDARKRLYTLAIEE; translated from the coding sequence ATGAGCGCATCCGAGTCCACCCTGCCCGAATCCGACGAATCGACCGCCTCGTGGGACGACGTCCGCGACCTGCCCCCGAGCGCCAAACTCGTCGCGAAGGTGCTCGAGTACAACGAGACGCTGACTCAGAGCCAGCTCGCAGACGAGACGCTGCTGCCGCCCCGGACCGTCCGGTACGCGCTGAACCGGCTCGAAGAGGAGGGCGCCGTCGACTCGCGCTTCTCCTTCTCGGACGCCAGGAAGCGCCTCTACACCCTCGCGATCGAGGAATAG
- a CDS encoding tripartite tricarboxylate transporter permease — MGLPGVTPVLDLQLSLTLLTAVAGGTLLGTATGLVPGLHANNVALVLASVAVGLPGPRIAVAAAMLAAGVAHTFLNAIPALAIGVPDAEMAVSALPGHRLVREGRGREAIRLSVLGSSLAVVLAVPLAIPVTLAMLDVYPAIAANLRVVLAVVVVGMLAMERSRRSRFAGAVTFLLAAGLGWRFLDADPAAPLSAGGVLAPLFAGLFGAPVLLEALRGGGVPPQGDAAICESPGSVGAAAGAGTLGGAIVGYLPGISSAIAAVGVLVAMPGDLSERDYVVATSGVDTANSIFALFALWAIGSPRTGVLVGVADLGAPVNLPVLTAGVLLAGGLAAGITMVLGDPYLRVVGGLDHRLVAIGVLTLLVGISFLFAGFLGVGLFVAASLVGLIPVRAGAYRVHCMGVLIGPLLLAA, encoded by the coding sequence ATGGGCCTGCCCGGCGTCACGCCAGTCCTCGACCTCCAGCTATCGCTGACCCTGCTCACGGCGGTCGCCGGCGGCACGTTGCTCGGTACGGCGACCGGGCTGGTGCCGGGCCTCCACGCCAACAACGTCGCGCTCGTGCTGGCGAGCGTCGCCGTCGGCCTTCCGGGCCCCCGAATCGCGGTCGCAGCCGCCATGCTCGCAGCGGGCGTCGCGCACACCTTCCTCAACGCGATTCCGGCGCTGGCAATCGGGGTGCCCGACGCCGAAATGGCCGTCTCCGCGCTGCCGGGCCACCGTCTCGTGCGCGAGGGCCGGGGCCGCGAGGCGATCCGACTCTCGGTGCTCGGGAGTTCGCTGGCGGTCGTGCTGGCGGTGCCGCTCGCGATCCCGGTCACGCTCGCGATGCTCGACGTCTATCCGGCGATCGCCGCGAACCTCCGCGTCGTGCTCGCCGTCGTCGTGGTCGGGATGCTCGCGATGGAGCGCTCCCGGCGCTCGCGCTTCGCGGGCGCGGTGACGTTCCTCTTGGCGGCCGGGCTGGGATGGCGATTCCTCGACGCCGATCCTGCTGCACCACTTTCTGCGGGCGGCGTGCTCGCACCACTGTTTGCTGGCTTGTTCGGCGCGCCCGTATTGCTCGAAGCGTTGCGTGGTGGCGGGGTCCCGCCGCAGGGCGACGCCGCGATCTGCGAGTCGCCCGGATCGGTCGGGGCGGCAGCCGGTGCGGGCACGCTCGGCGGTGCGATCGTCGGCTATCTGCCGGGGATCTCCTCGGCGATCGCGGCGGTGGGCGTCCTCGTCGCGATGCCCGGCGATCTCTCGGAGCGGGACTACGTCGTCGCGACGAGCGGCGTCGACACCGCCAACTCGATCTTCGCCCTGTTCGCGCTCTGGGCGATCGGCAGCCCACGGACCGGCGTGCTCGTCGGGGTTGCGGACCTCGGCGCGCCGGTGAACCTGCCGGTGCTGACCGCCGGCGTCCTGCTCGCCGGGGGTCTCGCTGCTGGTATCACGATGGTCCTCGGTGACCCGTACCTCCGAGTCGTCGGCGGTCTCGATCACAGACTCGTGGCGATCGGCGTGCTCACGCTGCTCGTCGGGATCTCGTTCCTCTTCGCCGGGTTCCTCGGCGTGGGGCTGTTCGTCGCCGCGTCGCTCGTCGGACTGATTCCCGTCCGCGCAGGTGCCTACCGCGTACACTGCATGGGGGTGTTGATCGGGCCGCTGTTGCTCGCAGCCTGA
- a CDS encoding NADH-quinone oxidoreductase subunit D, protein MSVSRQPEQQRLERPEPEACDAAGPLVDLPSAVPASIADAVLDTDDHLNAPAIVIRPDDVERVLAALKREAGYDHCACVTAQQYADRYESIYHLRTYADPTDELGVVVPTTPEDPTSESAAAVYDTARWHEREAYDLVGIEYDGHPNLERILLPDTWQGHPLRDDYDQDRPQIVTLSEHANPLAVDERVAGQPATEATDERTTGAAHAADTDTMFLNIGPHHPATHGVLHLKAVLDGEQVLDVEPDIGYIHRCEEQMCQQGTYRHQIMPYPDRWDWSGAGLCNEWAYARAAEDLAEIEVPEYAQVIRTMSAELSRMLGHLLAAGTYALDIVGDFTALFMWSMREREKVQAVLEELTGQRLMFNYYRLGGVAWDLPEPREEFFDLTRDVVEGIPKAMDEYHALLTNNEVMQLRTIDTGVLEPEVAKSYGCTGPVARGSGIDYDVRRDDPYGYYDELDWEVCVEDGCDNYARVLVRLRELEQSARIVEQCIDLLEAWPDDEREIQSNVPRTLKPERDAEIYRAVEGAKGELGIYIRADGTDTPARFKIRGPSFSNLQALPEMAEGGYVADLVATLGSLDPIMGDVDR, encoded by the coding sequence CTGAGCGTGAGCAGACAGCCCGAACAGCAGCGTCTGGAGCGACCGGAACCCGAAGCGTGCGACGCCGCGGGTCCACTCGTCGATCTGCCGTCGGCGGTTCCCGCCTCGATTGCCGACGCGGTACTCGACACCGACGACCACCTGAATGCGCCAGCGATCGTGATTCGGCCCGACGACGTCGAGCGGGTCCTCGCGGCTCTGAAACGCGAGGCAGGCTACGATCACTGCGCCTGCGTCACCGCCCAGCAGTACGCCGATCGCTACGAGTCGATCTACCACCTCCGGACGTACGCCGACCCGACCGACGAACTGGGCGTCGTCGTGCCGACGACGCCCGAGGATCCGACGAGCGAGAGCGCGGCGGCAGTCTACGACACCGCCCGATGGCACGAGCGAGAGGCCTACGACCTCGTCGGCATCGAGTACGACGGCCACCCGAACCTCGAACGGATCCTCCTCCCCGACACCTGGCAGGGCCACCCGCTTCGCGACGACTACGACCAGGATCGACCGCAGATCGTCACGCTCTCCGAGCACGCCAACCCGCTCGCGGTAGACGAACGGGTCGCCGGCCAACCGGCGACGGAGGCTACGGACGAGCGCACCACCGGAGCCGCCCACGCCGCCGACACGGACACGATGTTCCTCAACATCGGCCCGCACCATCCAGCCACGCACGGCGTGCTCCACCTGAAGGCCGTCCTCGACGGCGAGCAGGTCCTCGACGTCGAACCGGACATCGGCTACATCCACCGCTGCGAGGAGCAGATGTGCCAGCAAGGCACTTACCGCCACCAGATCATGCCCTACCCGGATCGCTGGGACTGGTCCGGCGCGGGGCTCTGCAACGAGTGGGCCTACGCCCGCGCCGCGGAAGACCTCGCTGAAATCGAGGTGCCGGAGTACGCCCAGGTCATCCGGACGATGTCCGCGGAGCTCTCGCGGATGCTCGGCCACCTCCTCGCGGCAGGCACCTACGCCCTCGACATCGTCGGCGACTTCACGGCGCTGTTCATGTGGTCGATGCGCGAACGCGAGAAGGTCCAGGCGGTCCTCGAGGAGCTAACCGGCCAGCGCCTGATGTTCAACTACTACCGACTCGGCGGGGTCGCCTGGGACCTCCCCGAGCCCCGGGAGGAGTTCTTCGACCTCACGCGGGACGTCGTCGAGGGCATCCCGAAGGCGATGGACGAGTACCACGCGCTCCTGACGAACAACGAGGTCATGCAGCTCAGGACGATCGACACCGGCGTGCTGGAGCCGGAGGTCGCGAAGTCCTACGGCTGCACCGGCCCCGTCGCACGCGGCTCGGGCATCGACTACGACGTGCGCCGCGACGATCCCTATGGCTACTACGACGAACTCGACTGGGAGGTGTGCGTCGAGGACGGCTGCGACAACTACGCCCGCGTGCTGGTCCGCCTTCGCGAACTCGAACAGTCCGCGAGGATCGTCGAGCAGTGCATCGACCTGCTGGAGGCCTGGCCAGACGACGAGCGGGAGATCCAGTCGAACGTCCCGCGCACGCTCAAGCCCGAGCGCGACGCCGAGATCTACCGCGCCGTCGAGGGCGCCAAGGGCGAACTCGGGATCTACATCCGCGCCGACGGCACCGACACGCCCGCCAGATTCAAGATCCGCGGCCCATCCTTCTCGAACCTCCAGGCGCTCCCGGAGATGGCCGAGGGCGGGTACGTGGCCGACCTCGTCGCGACGCTCGGCAGCCTTGATCCGATCATGGGCGACGTGGATCGCTGA
- a CDS encoding helix-turn-helix domain-containing protein, with the protein MRSIRLAVAMPPDDRHPMHQYAMDHGGYTAYWQLHWQGRPDDGMTLLFYIEGPQEPYLEALEERVPDATHSVTDAEGNGFYLYVHADLDGLDRGLADAIDRPGVLLVPPLEYRMDGTLVASLVGPAEALSVTVDEIPDALDPEVLQVRPYGERSFRTAGALTDRQREIVDAALEEGYYEEPREASVEDVATATGCAPSTAAEHLRKAEAVVMERAATGPVTEPAVGRPAASE; encoded by the coding sequence ATGCGATCGATCCGGCTCGCCGTCGCAATGCCACCCGACGATCGGCACCCGATGCACCAGTACGCGATGGATCACGGCGGATACACCGCCTACTGGCAGCTCCACTGGCAAGGCCGTCCGGACGACGGCATGACGCTCCTCTTCTATATCGAGGGACCCCAGGAGCCCTACCTCGAGGCGCTGGAGGAGCGCGTGCCCGACGCGACGCACTCGGTGACCGACGCCGAGGGTAACGGCTTCTACCTCTACGTCCACGCGGACCTCGACGGGCTGGATCGCGGCCTCGCCGACGCGATCGATCGGCCCGGCGTGCTGCTCGTTCCCCCGCTGGAGTATCGGATGGACGGCACGCTCGTTGCCTCGCTCGTCGGCCCGGCCGAAGCGCTGTCGGTAACCGTCGACGAGATTCCCGACGCACTCGACCCCGAGGTCCTGCAGGTCCGGCCCTACGGCGAGCGATCGTTCCGGACGGCGGGCGCGCTCACCGACCGCCAGCGGGAGATCGTCGACGCGGCGCTGGAGGAAGGGTACTACGAGGAACCGCGCGAGGCCAGCGTCGAGGACGTCGCCACGGCGACGGGGTGTGCCCCGAGCACGGCTGCAGAACACCTCCGGAAAGCGGAAGCAGTGGTGATGGAACGGGCGGCGACCGGACCGGTGACGGAGCCGGCGGTGGGCAGGCCAGCGGCGAGCGAGTGA
- a CDS encoding elongation factor 1-beta encodes MGKVAAQIKVMPESPEVDLDDLEERLADSLPEGAEINGIGRDDVAFGLVALLPTVIVADGAGGTEPVEEAFASVDDVESVEVQETGRL; translated from the coding sequence ATGGGAAAGGTAGCCGCGCAGATCAAGGTCATGCCGGAGAGCCCCGAGGTCGACCTCGACGATCTCGAGGAGCGCCTCGCCGACTCCCTCCCCGAGGGCGCCGAGATCAACGGTATCGGCCGCGACGACGTCGCCTTCGGCCTCGTCGCCCTGCTGCCGACCGTCATCGTCGCCGACGGCGCAGGTGGCACCGAGCCCGTCGAGGAGGCGTTCGCGAGCGTCGACGACGTCGAGTCCGTCGAAGTGCAGGAAACCGGTCGCCTGTAA
- a CDS encoding isoaspartyl peptidase/L-asparaginase, with product MDLIVHGGAGSAPEEPEPRQRALDAAATAGTAENSPLDAVEVAVRALEHDPRFNAGVGSSVQADGIPRTDAGVMTSDRSIGAAASMPGVEHAVTVARVVMEETPHVQIAGVHAVDLAEQFGVPVEVDLWCDRTREHWDDLGGPPRHLGVQVDWVNEQYGEADSGGGEEGPTGTVGAVAREDEQIAAATSTGGRWAALAGRVGDVPQVGSGFFATEAAGASATGAGEDIVRTTVAKEAVGAVEDGMDADAAATAAIDAFGDHATGTAGVIVADADGRLGSAFDSEAMQTATARR from the coding sequence ATGGACCTGATCGTCCACGGCGGGGCTGGCAGCGCGCCGGAGGAGCCCGAACCCCGACAGCGCGCGCTCGACGCGGCCGCGACGGCCGGAACGGCCGAGAACAGCCCGCTGGACGCCGTCGAGGTCGCCGTTCGCGCGCTCGAGCACGACCCGCGCTTCAACGCTGGCGTCGGATCGAGCGTCCAGGCCGACGGCATCCCGCGGACGGACGCCGGCGTGATGACGTCCGATCGATCGATCGGTGCGGCGGCCTCCATGCCTGGCGTCGAGCACGCGGTGACGGTCGCCCGCGTCGTGATGGAAGAGACGCCACACGTCCAGATCGCCGGCGTCCACGCCGTCGACCTCGCCGAGCAGTTCGGGGTCCCCGTGGAGGTCGACCTCTGGTGTGACCGGACGCGGGAGCACTGGGACGACCTCGGCGGGCCGCCGCGACACCTCGGCGTCCAGGTCGACTGGGTGAACGAGCAGTACGGCGAGGCGGATTCCGGCGGCGGCGAGGAGGGTCCGACCGGCACCGTGGGCGCCGTCGCTCGCGAGGACGAGCAGATCGCCGCGGCGACGTCGACCGGGGGCCGCTGGGCGGCGCTCGCCGGCCGCGTCGGCGACGTGCCCCAGGTCGGTTCGGGCTTTTTCGCGACGGAGGCGGCCGGTGCGAGCGCGACGGGTGCCGGCGAGGACATCGTACGGACGACCGTCGCGAAGGAGGCGGTCGGTGCGGTCGAGGACGGAATGGACGCAGACGCGGCAGCCACTGCAGCGATCGACGCGTTCGGGGACCACGCGACGGGCACTGCGGGCGTCATCGTGGCCGACGCTGACGGCAGACTCGGGAGTGCCTTCGACAGTGAAGCGATGCAGACCGCCACCGCACGGCGCTGA
- a CDS encoding proteasome-activating nucleotidase — MSDTAEEVDFPYDEQEASLSDKIEALQERLEVLESQNEEMRDKLLDANAENNKYQQKLERLTHENKKLKQSPLFVATVQEVTEEGVIVKQHGNNQEMLTEVTEELRERLDPDSRVALNNSRSIVKALDDETDVRARVMQVEESPGVTYGDIGGLEEQLLEVRETVEMPLTKPGDFETVGIEPPSGVLLHGPPGTGKTLLAKAVAEETDATFIKMAGSELVHKFIGEGAKLVRDLFQVARDHEPAVIFIDEIDAIAAKRTDSKTSGDAEVQRTMMQLLSEMDGFEDRGEIRIIAATNRFDMLDRAILRPGRFDRLIEVPKPNEEGRRKIFEIHTRDMNVADDVDFDVLATMAEDASGADVKAVCTEAGMFAIRDDRTEVRETDFREAWRKVQADESDEGVSKTFA, encoded by the coding sequence ATGAGCGACACTGCGGAGGAGGTCGACTTTCCCTACGACGAGCAGGAGGCCTCCCTGTCCGACAAGATCGAGGCACTGCAGGAACGTCTGGAGGTCCTCGAATCACAGAACGAGGAGATGCGAGACAAACTCCTGGACGCGAACGCGGAGAACAACAAGTACCAGCAGAAACTCGAGCGGCTGACCCACGAGAACAAGAAGCTCAAGCAGTCACCGCTGTTCGTCGCGACGGTCCAGGAGGTCACCGAGGAGGGCGTCATCGTCAAACAGCACGGCAACAACCAGGAGATGCTCACGGAGGTCACCGAAGAACTTCGCGAGCGCCTCGACCCCGACAGCCGGGTCGCGCTGAACAACTCCCGCTCGATCGTCAAGGCCCTCGACGACGAGACCGACGTCCGCGCCCGCGTGATGCAGGTCGAGGAGTCTCCCGGCGTCACGTACGGCGACATCGGTGGCCTGGAAGAACAGCTCCTCGAGGTCCGCGAGACCGTCGAGATGCCCCTGACGAAGCCCGGCGACTTCGAGACCGTCGGCATCGAGCCCCCGAGCGGCGTCCTGCTCCACGGCCCGCCGGGCACCGGGAAGACCCTCCTCGCGAAAGCAGTCGCCGAGGAGACCGACGCGACCTTCATCAAGATGGCCGGCTCCGAACTCGTTCACAAGTTCATCGGCGAGGGCGCGAAGCTGGTGCGGGACCTGTTTCAGGTCGCCCGCGACCACGAGCCCGCCGTCATCTTCATCGACGAGATCGACGCCATCGCCGCGAAGCGGACCGACTCCAAGACCTCCGGCGACGCCGAGGTCCAGCGCACGATGATGCAGCTCCTCTCGGAGATGGACGGGTTCGAGGACCGCGGCGAGATCCGAATCATCGCCGCGACGAACCGCTTCGACATGCTCGATCGCGCCATCCTCCGTCCCGGCCGCTTCGACCGCCTCATCGAAGTGCCAAAGCCCAACGAAGAGGGTCGCCGCAAGATCTTCGAAATCCACACCCGCGACATGAACGTCGCTGACGACGTCGACTTCGACGTGCTCGCCACGATGGCCGAGGACGCCTCCGGTGCCGACGTCAAGGCCGTCTGCACGGAGGCCGGGATGTTCGCCATCCGCGACGACCGCACCGAGGTCCGCGAGACCGACTTCCGCGAGGCGTGGCGCAAGGTGCAGGCCGACGAGTCCGACGAGGGCGTCTCGAAGACGTTCGCCTGA